Proteins from a genomic interval of Ptychodera flava strain L36383 chromosome 7, AS_Pfla_20210202, whole genome shotgun sequence:
- the LOC139137084 gene encoding neurexin-3b-beta-like: protein MESYSANNIYTLPVTPPTSETYTLTQSAMTVRTRPKTWRWTHSSMPFHFLMVCLLLAVCVTSVVGWGHQRTGKYIKNNVEMKLESEEFLNSNIKVIARGSNFGVGMDDAQAKNKDKYHDRPIVMRIRKDVGTSQGAAGDIATSLRASTVGTNPLGGPYTLRTLPGAGTPTATDQMTDYATAEGSASGGCADSDDEDCVSGSGSGYEFGSGEQDETTVAPVRSSTPTKKLTVSEKTTAEPEIATSERATPLPTPSKPTSPLQDGSTAILPLTKATQTTAEDTHSSPFPTTHLKDSTSIARATFSSQTPQTEDSEITPPEPTMPQTPESEKTTGTFVSQEVKSTTFTTNPVKTGASNKPPKPTADEQLSTDAPGEGANSPLAKWQTAIVVGAVVLILFITILAVYVAHKCRRRSEGSYAVDESRNYTSQGKHTGSPPITMTAINDKKITENGVEGKANRELFV, encoded by the exons ATGGAATCTTACTCCGCGAACAACATTTACACTTTGCCAGTGACGCCACCGACTTCGGAAACCTATACGTTGACACAGTCCGCCATGACGGTGAGAACGAGACCCAAAACGTGGCGTTGGACACACTCGTCGATGCCGTTTCATTTTCTCATGGTGTGTTTGCTCTTAGCCGTTTGTGTCACATCGGTCGTTGGCTGGGGTCACCAAAGAACGGGAAAATACATCAAGAACAATGTGGAGATGAAACTTGAATCAGAAGAATTCCTTAACAGCAATATCAAG GTTATTGCTAGAGGCAGTAATTTTGGCGTTGGAATGGACGATGCTCAGGCCAAAAATAAGGACAAATATCATGACAGGCCAATCGTGATGAGAATACGGAAGGATGTTGGGACCTCGCAAGGAGCCG CTGGAGATATTGCTACATCTCTCAGAGCTTCTACTGTTGGTACCAACCCGCTCGGTGGCCCATACACTTTGAGAACTCTACCAGGTGCTGGAACTCCCACAGCTACCGATCAGATGACCGACTACGCCACCGCTGAGGGCTCGGCGTCAGGTGGATGCGCAGACTCTGACGACGAAGACTGCGTGTCTGGTTCGGGATCGGGATACGAGTTCGGCTCCGGTGAACAGGATGAGACGACGGTTGCCCCGGTCCGGTCATCGACTCCAACGAAAAAACTGACTGTCAGTGAAAAAACAACGGCAGAACCAGAGATTGCAACCAGCGAAAGAGCAACACCCCTGCCAACGCCTTCGAAGCCGACGTCACCCCTGCAAGATGGCAGTACTGCAATTCTTCCCCTCACTAAGGCAACACAAACAACTGCAGAGGACACACACTCATCTCCGTTTCCAACAACACACCTTAAAGATAGCACGTCGATCGCCAGGGCGACATTCTCCTCCCAGACACCTCAGACGGAAGATTCTGAAATAACCCCGCCCGAACCGACAATGCCACAAACCCCAGAAAGTGAGAAAACGACGGGAACTTTTGTCAGCCAAGAAGTTAAATCTACCACCTTTACGACGAATCCAGTAAAAACCGGTGCTAGTAATAAGCCTCCGAAACCAACGGCTGATGAACAACTAAGCACAGACGCGCCCGGTGAGGGCGCAAACTCGCCGCTGGCAAAATGGCAGACAGCGATTGTCGTAGGCGCGGTTGTACTTATTCTCTTCATCACAATCTTGGCTGTGTATGTCGCCCACAAATGCAGACGCAGAAGCGAAGGCTCGTACGCTGTTGATGAAAGTCGCAACTACACCAGCCAGGGAAAGCACACGGGGAGTCCGCCGATCACTATGACCGCAATAAACGATAAAAAGATCACTGAGAATGGTGTGGAGGGAAAAGCCAACAGAGAACTATTTGTTTAA